Proteins encoded within one genomic window of Triticum aestivum cultivar Chinese Spring chromosome 2D, IWGSC CS RefSeq v2.1, whole genome shotgun sequence:
- the LOC123052610 gene encoding protein FAR1-RELATED SEQUENCE 5 isoform X1: MSTTAHPPASLSGDSSPTTSGSFSPSSSAAVAGSDEPALLGQATSTSTPSAAGDDATVPSSPQMGMYFETEDDAYEFYKAYAARLGFVVRKSNKSKNSRHTVTRRLFVCSKQGFRQEPKKPQDETNATDVTVAAPPPPPRCPDSRTGCLASLTIKLLPSANAFRVTEFVAQHNHPLASAVSAVSLAMIPSSSSHHTIAAAASLPDPRDGPRPEMHFETEDDAYAFYNRYAEHVGFSVRRSYKKRKHGVIVSRIFVCSREGVSDRAKHDGLASISANAGGGAPGTPRPGPPPTRTGCQARMVIKITPCRTYRVAKFISEHNHPLANSETVHKLRSHKMRARGHELGPGELHRRKQGKGVQLGDAGAALEYLEGLQVGNPSLYYAVGMAPDGNSAVNFFWADAKSIIDFRSFGDVVCFDTTYGLNVYGRPFALFVGVDNHKQLLVFGAALLYDDGIQSLKWVFQAFADAMRDRQPKTILIDERSECSIAAAEVWPGSNHCTSVWHIYHSSKRHLKQVFESSKSFGNALSQCLFDCEDKMEFLSAWEKLIEKHDIGESEWLSRLFLEKEKWALPYRRTVFSADILSTLRKDSMINELKRELSEQEDILLFFKRYETILEEHRSKKLQADVDGNQVTLPIPSLRMLKQSSNAYTPEAFKMFQGEFEAYMNCMSFPCSAVGTVSEYKITLDEKPLEAIVKFDALDGLGTCSCRKFESVGIQCCHVLKVLDLKNIKELPEQYILKRWRKDARSVRMGEEPNCGSSSIMRSSLDVRFSNMCRMVSLIASRAAKSEEAMSYIESQSSVLLKHLDEILQTGYPENGNHDVASSSQAISFVGNHPDHTTQARAVAHTANGLTSLLGISAYPESSGQLKGSVGSL; encoded by the exons ATGTCCACCACCGCACACCCTCCTGCCTCCCTCTCAGGGGACTCCTCGCCGACTACCTCCGGCTcattctccccctcctcctccgccgccgtcgcTGGCTCCGATGAGCCCGCGCTTCTCGGGCAAGCCACCTCGACTTCCACCCCCTCTGCTGCCGGGGATGACGCCACCGTACCCTCCTCGCCCCAAATGGGCATGTACTTCGAGACGGAGGACGACGCCTACGAGTTCTACAAGGCATACGCCGCCCGCCTTGGCTTCGTCGTCCGCAAGTCCAACAAGTCCAAGAACTCCCGGCACACCGTCACCCGCCGTCTCTTCGTCTGCTCCAAGCAAGGTTTCCGCCAAGAACCCAAGAAGCCTCAAGATGAGACCAACGCCACCGACGTCACCGTTGCTGCACCGCCACCGCCTCCTAGGTGCCCGGACTCACGCACCGGCTGCCTGGCGTCCCTCACCATCAAGCTACTCCCTTCGGCCAATGCCTTCCGTGTCACTGAGTTTGTAGCCCAGCACAACCACCCGCTCGCCTCTGCAGTGTCCGCGGTGTCACTGGCAATGATTCCGTCAAGTTCTTCGCATCACACCATTGCCGCTGCGGCAAGCTTGCCGGACCCAAGGGACGGGCCACGCCCAGAGATGCACTTCGAGACGGAAGATGACGCCTATGCCTTCTACAACCGGTACGCCGAGCATGTGGGTTTCAGCGTCCGCCGCTCATACAAGAAGCGCAAGCATGGGGTGATCGTGTCTCGTATCTTTGTTTGTTCCCGTGAGGGCGTCAGTGACCGTGCCAAGCATGATGGCCTAGCCAGTATCAGCGCCAATGCTGGTGGAGGGGCACCAGGCACACCTAGGCCAGGCCCACCACCAACACGAACAGGTTGCCAGGCAAGAATGGTGATCAAGATCACCCCATGCCGAACATACCGGGTTGCTAAATTTATTTCGGAGCATAATCACCCACTCGCTAACTCAGAGACCGTGCACAAGCTGCGGTCCCATAAGATGAGGGCTCGAGGGCACGAGCTTGGCCCAGGGGAACTGCATCGAAGGAAGCAGGGAAAGGGTGTGCAGCTTGGGGATGCTGGTGCTGCATTGGAATACTTGGAAGGGTTGCAGGTGGGAAACCCTTCACTGTATTATGCAGTAGGAATGGCACCTGATGGGAATTCAGCTGTAAATTTCTTCTGGGCTGATGCAAAGTCAATCATCGACTTCAGAAGCTTTGGTGATGTCGTTTGCTTTGATACAACATATGGGCTGAATGTGTATGGGCGACCATTTGCATTGTTTGTTGGTGTGGACAACCACAAGCAGTTACTCGTGTTTGGTGCAGCCTTGCTCTATGATGATGGCATCCAGTCACTGAAATGGGTATTTCAGGCGTTTGCTGATGCCATGCGTGATAGGCAGCCAAAGACTATTCTGATTGATGAGCGTTCTGAATGTTCCATTGCAGCAGCAGAGGTCTGGCCTGGGAGTAACCATTGCACAAGCGTGTGGCATATATACCACAGTTCAAAGAGGCACTTGAAGCAGGTGTTCGAAAGCTCGAAAAGTTTTGGCAATGCTTTGAGCCAGTGTCTCTTTGACTGTGAGGATAAGATGGAGTTCTTGTCTGCATGGGAAAAGCTAATTGAGAAACATGACATTGGTGAGAGTGAATGGCTCAGCAGACTATTTCTAGAGAAAGAAAAATGGGCTCTGCCTTATAGGAGAACTGTGTTTTCTGCTGATATTCTCAGTACTCTTAGAAAGGATAGTATGATTAATGAGCTAAAACGGGAGCTCAGTGAGCAAGAAGATATTCTGCTGTTCTTCAAGCGTTATGAGACCATACTGGAagagcatcgctcaaagaaattgcAGGCTGATGTTGATGGAAATCAGGTGACTTTGCCAATCCCGTCCTTGCGAATGTTAAAACAATCTTCAAATGCATATACACCTGAAGCTTTCAAGATGTTCCAGGGTGAGTTTGAGGCTTACATGAACTGCATGTCCTTCCCCTGCAGTGCGGTTGGGACAGTGTCAGAGTACAAAATAACACTTGATGAGAAGCCATTAGAGGCCATTGTGAAATTTGATGCACTAGATGGCTTGGGCACTTGCAGCTGCAGGAAGTTTGAATCTGTTGGAATCCAGTGTTGTCATGTACTAAAGGTACTTGATCTCAAGAATATCAAGGAGCTCCCAGAACAATACATTTTGAAGAGATGGAGGAAAGATGCCCGCTCTGTTAGAATGGGAGAAGAACCTAACTGTGGATCTAGCAGTATCATGCGGTCATCTTTGGATGTTCGCTTCTCTAACATGTGCCGTATGGTTAGCCTTATAGCTTCAAGGGCCGCCAAATCTGAGGAGGCAATGTCATACATTGAGAGTCAATCAAGCGTTCTTCTGAAGCATCTGGATGAAATTCTACAGACAGGCTATCCTGAGAATGGAAACCATGATGTTGCTTCAAGTAGTCAAGCAATTTCTTTTGTAGGAAATCATCCTGACCATACAACACAAGCAAGAGCAGTTGCACATACAGCGAATG GACTGACATCCTTGTTGGGAATTTCTGCTTATCCTGAATCCAGTGGACAATTGAAAGGTTCAGTCGGTTCCTTGTAG
- the LOC123052610 gene encoding protein FAR1-RELATED SEQUENCE 5 isoform X2, whose product MSTTAHPPASLSGDSSPTTSGSFSPSSSAAVAGSDEPALLGQATSTSTPSAAGDDATVPSSPQMGMYFETEDDAYEFYKAYAARLGFVVRKSNKSKNSRHTVTRRLFVCSKQGFRQEPKKPQDETNATDVTVAAPPPPPRCPDSRTGCLASLTIKLLPSANAFRVTEFVAQHNHPLASAVSAVSLAMIPSSSSHHTIAAAASLPDPRDGPRPEMHFETEDDAYAFYNRYAEHVGFSVRRSYKKRKHGVIVSRIFVCSREGVSDRAKHDGLASISANAGGGAPGTPRPGPPPTRTGCQARMVIKITPCRTYRVAKFISEHNHPLANSETVHKLRSHKMRARGHELGPGELHRRKQGKGVQLGDAGAALEYLEGLQVGNPSLYYAVGMAPDGNSAVNFFWADAKSIIDFRSFGDVVCFDTTYGLNVYGRPFALFVGVDNHKQLLVFGAALLYDDGIQSLKWVFQAFADAMRDRQPKTILIDERSECSIAAAEVWPGSNHCTSVWHIYHSSKRHLKQVFESSKSFGNALSQCLFDCEDKMEFLSAWEKLIEKHDIGESEWLSRLFLEKEKWALPYRRTVFSADILSTLRKDSMINELKRELSEQEDILLFFKRYETILEEHRSKKLQADVDGNQCGWDSVRVQNNT is encoded by the exons ATGTCCACCACCGCACACCCTCCTGCCTCCCTCTCAGGGGACTCCTCGCCGACTACCTCCGGCTcattctccccctcctcctccgccgccgtcgcTGGCTCCGATGAGCCCGCGCTTCTCGGGCAAGCCACCTCGACTTCCACCCCCTCTGCTGCCGGGGATGACGCCACCGTACCCTCCTCGCCCCAAATGGGCATGTACTTCGAGACGGAGGACGACGCCTACGAGTTCTACAAGGCATACGCCGCCCGCCTTGGCTTCGTCGTCCGCAAGTCCAACAAGTCCAAGAACTCCCGGCACACCGTCACCCGCCGTCTCTTCGTCTGCTCCAAGCAAGGTTTCCGCCAAGAACCCAAGAAGCCTCAAGATGAGACCAACGCCACCGACGTCACCGTTGCTGCACCGCCACCGCCTCCTAGGTGCCCGGACTCACGCACCGGCTGCCTGGCGTCCCTCACCATCAAGCTACTCCCTTCGGCCAATGCCTTCCGTGTCACTGAGTTTGTAGCCCAGCACAACCACCCGCTCGCCTCTGCAGTGTCCGCGGTGTCACTGGCAATGATTCCGTCAAGTTCTTCGCATCACACCATTGCCGCTGCGGCAAGCTTGCCGGACCCAAGGGACGGGCCACGCCCAGAGATGCACTTCGAGACGGAAGATGACGCCTATGCCTTCTACAACCGGTACGCCGAGCATGTGGGTTTCAGCGTCCGCCGCTCATACAAGAAGCGCAAGCATGGGGTGATCGTGTCTCGTATCTTTGTTTGTTCCCGTGAGGGCGTCAGTGACCGTGCCAAGCATGATGGCCTAGCCAGTATCAGCGCCAATGCTGGTGGAGGGGCACCAGGCACACCTAGGCCAGGCCCACCACCAACACGAACAGGTTGCCAGGCAAGAATGGTGATCAAGATCACCCCATGCCGAACATACCGGGTTGCTAAATTTATTTCGGAGCATAATCACCCACTCGCTAACTCAGAGACCGTGCACAAGCTGCGGTCCCATAAGATGAGGGCTCGAGGGCACGAGCTTGGCCCAGGGGAACTGCATCGAAGGAAGCAGGGAAAGGGTGTGCAGCTTGGGGATGCTGGTGCTGCATTGGAATACTTGGAAGGGTTGCAGGTGGGAAACCCTTCACTGTATTATGCAGTAGGAATGGCACCTGATGGGAATTCAGCTGTAAATTTCTTCTGGGCTGATGCAAAGTCAATCATCGACTTCAGAAGCTTTGGTGATGTCGTTTGCTTTGATACAACATATGGGCTGAATGTGTATGGGCGACCATTTGCATTGTTTGTTGGTGTGGACAACCACAAGCAGTTACTCGTGTTTGGTGCAGCCTTGCTCTATGATGATGGCATCCAGTCACTGAAATGGGTATTTCAGGCGTTTGCTGATGCCATGCGTGATAGGCAGCCAAAGACTATTCTGATTGATGAGCGTTCTGAATGTTCCATTGCAGCAGCAGAGGTCTGGCCTGGGAGTAACCATTGCACAAGCGTGTGGCATATATACCACAGTTCAAAGAGGCACTTGAAGCAGGTGTTCGAAAGCTCGAAAAGTTTTGGCAATGCTTTGAGCCAGTGTCTCTTTGACTGTGAGGATAAGATGGAGTTCTTGTCTGCATGGGAAAAGCTAATTGAGAAACATGACATTGGTGAGAGTGAATGGCTCAGCAGACTATTTCTAGAGAAAGAAAAATGGGCTCTGCCTTATAGGAGAACTGTGTTTTCTGCTGATATTCTCAGTACTCTTAGAAAGGATAGTATGATTAATGAGCTAAAACGGGAGCTCAGTGAGCAAGAAGATATTCTGCTGTTCTTCAAGCGTTATGAGACCATACTGGAagagcatcgctcaaagaaattgcAGGCTGATGTTGATGGAAATCAG TGCGGTTGGGACAGTGTCAGAGTACAAAATAACACTTGA
- the LOC123052611 gene encoding NAD-dependent malic enzyme 62 kDa isoform, mitochondrial isoform X2, translated as MQEMGHLILTNWRNGVFLTDCMTETKRCTTSGLFRRPRGMYFSAEDRGEMMSMVYNWPADQVDMIVVTDGSRILGLGDLGVQGIGIAIGKLDLYVAAAGINPQRVLPVMIDVGTNNEKLLKDPLYLGLQEHRLEGEEYVEIIDEFMEAVFSRWPNVIVQFEDFQSKWAFRLLQRYRKTYRMFNDDVQGTAGVAIAGLLGAVRAQGRPMIDFPKQKIVVAGAGSAGIGVVNAASRTMARMLGNNEVAFESARSQFWIVDAHGLITEERVDIDPDARPFARRKSELTHQGLNEGASLIEVVKKVKPDVILGLSAVGGLFSKEVLEALKDSSSSRPAIFAMSNPTKNAECTPEEAFSIIGEKVVFSSGSPFDDVDLGDGKIGHSNQGNNMYLFPGIGLGTLLSGARIVSDGMLQAAAERLASYMKEEEVLQGIIYPPTSRIRDITKEVAAAVVREAVAEDLAEGYRDMDARELARLSEEETVDYVKNNMWNPVYPTVVYKKD; from the exons ATGCAAGAGATGGGCCATCTGATACTTACCAACTGGCGAAATGGCGTATTCTTAACAGACTGCATGACAGAAACGAAACGATGTACTACAAG TGGCTTGTTTAGACGGCCTCGGGGAATGTATTTTAGTGCAGAGGATCGTGGTGAAATGATGTCCATGGTGTACAACTGGCCAGCTGATCAG GTCGACATGATAGTGGTGACTGATGGAAGCAGGATATTGGGCCTTGGTGATCTAGGGGTGCAAGGTATTGGCATTGCTATAGGGAAGCTGGATTTATATGTTGCTGCTGCTGGAATAAATCCCCAGAGG GTTCTTCCAGTTATGATTGATGTGGGAACTAACAATGAGAAACTCCTCAAGGATCCTCTTT ATCTTGGGCTACAAGAACACCGTCTTGAGGGAGAAGAATATGTTGAAATTATTGATGAATTCATGGAAGCTGTTTTTTCTCGTTGGCCCAATGTGATTGTACAG TTTGAAGATTTCCAAAGCAAGTGGGCCTTCAGGTTGTTGCAGCGTTACAGGAAGACTTATcgtatgtttaatgatgatgtgcAG GGAACTGCTGGCGTTGCAATAGCTGGTCTTCTTGGAGCTGTAAGAGCACAAGGAAGGCCAATGATAGACTTCCCAAAGCAAAAGATTGTTGTCGCAGGTGCTGGCAG TGCTGGGATTGGTGTTGTGAATGCTGCAAGCAGGACCATGGCAAGGATGCTGGGAAACAACGAGGTTGCTTTTGAGAGTGCTAGGAGCCAATTCTGGATAGTCGATGCTCAC GGTTTAATAACAGAGGAACGTGTAGACATAGACCCAGATGCACGTCCTTTTGCTAGGAGAAAGAGTGAGCTAACTCATCAAGGCCTAAATGAGGGTGCAAGCTTGATTGAAGTG GTTAAAAAGGTGAAGCCTGATGTCATACTTGGACTATCTGCTGTTGGTGGTTTGTTCTCAAAGGAG GTTTTAGAAGCACTAAAAGATTCGTCCTCTTCCAGACCAGCAATTTTTGCGATGTCAAATCCAACTAAGAATG CTGAATGTACACCTGAAGAAGCCTTCTCAATTATTGGTGAAAAGGTCGTATTTTCCAGTGGAAGCCCATTTGATGATGTGGATCTTG GTGATGGAAAGATCGGCCACTCTAATCAAGGGAATAACATGTATCTCTTTCCTGG AATAGGACTTGGAACCCTGTTGTCTGGTGCACGGATTGTCTCTGATGGAATGCTTCAGGCGGCGGCAGAGCG CTTGGCTTCATACATGAAAGAGGAGGAGGTTCTCCAAGGGATAATTTACCCTCCAACCTCCAG AATACGTGACATCACTAAGGAGGTGGCGGCAGCAGTTGTGAGGGAAGCTGTTGCAGAGGACCTAGCTGAGGGATACCGTGACATGGATGCACGCGAGCTTGCAAGACTGAGCGAG GAAGAAACAGTTGATTATGTCAAGAACAACATGTGGAATCCAGTTTATCCAACAGTAGTGTACAAGAAAGACTAG